The following proteins are encoded in a genomic region of Triticum dicoccoides isolate Atlit2015 ecotype Zavitan chromosome 1B, WEW_v2.0, whole genome shotgun sequence:
- the LOC119326259 gene encoding probable glucan endo-1,6-beta-glucosidase B, which produces MAVQPPNPASPVPLVRAANLGGWLVTEGWILPSLFDGIPNNDLQDDTQLQFRSVTQNAFIAVENGGGAALVANRASASGWESFKLGRIDTNTFNFKVFNDQFVTIAGVNAVATAAMAGKTETFQLVRNDVDKNRMRIRAPNGSFLQANKDGSVTANFGESTTWGDDDPSVFVVTIVNWVPSIFDGIPNKDLLDGTQLQFKSVTQNAFVAAENGGGAALVANRPSASGWESFKLWRIDQNTFNFKVSNNQFVTVSSVNMVATASAPGQTETFQLVRSYADKNRMRIRAPNGSFLQANKDGSVTANFGESTTWGDNDPSVFAVNIVNGPHGEYQICNGYGKDMATRVMNNHWSTYIVEADFAFMAANGLNAVRIPVGWWIASDPNPPAPFVGGSLQALDSAFTWAERHNIHVIIDLHAAPGSQNPNEHSGGRDGSQTWGDSQIAQTVQVIDFLAARYAKRSSLLAVELMNEPVAPGVSLDNLKSYYQQGYNAVRRHSLTAYVIMSNRLSASSLELIDFASQFDRVVLDMHYYALFDSKFDSFTVQDNIDYINNFIGSEINAINRPHGPLTFVGEWVAEWQVKDATKEDFQRFANAQMAVYRKATFGWAYWTYKNVNNHWSMQWMMDPYISLGNA; this is translated from the exons ATGGCCGTCCAGCCCCCCAACCCGGCTTCTCCTGTTCCCCTCGTCCGGGCAGCCAACCTCGGCGGCTGGCTCGTCACAGAGGGCTGGATCCTGCCCTCCCTCTTCGACGGCATCCCCAACAACGATCTGCAG GATGACACGCAGCTGCAGTTCAGGTCCGTCACGCAGAATGCGTTCATAGCCGTCGAGAATGGCGGCGGGGCGGCACTGGTCGCCAACCGGGCCTCGGCCTCCGGCTGGGAGTCCTTCAAGCTCGGGCGAATCGACACGAATACGTTCAACTTCAAGGTGTTCAATGACCAATTCGTTACCATCGCCGGTGTTAACGCGGTGGCCACGGCCGCCATGGCCGGGAAGACAGAGACGTTCCAGCTAGTGCGCAACGACGTTGACAAAAATAGGATGAGGATCAGAGCACCGAATGGGTCCTTCTTGCAG GCAAATAAAGATGGTTCGGTGACGGCAAACTTTGGCGAGAGCACGACCTGGGGAGACGATGACCCGTCCGTGTTTGTAGTGACCATAGTCAATTGGGTGCCCTCCATCTTCGATGGCATCCCCAACAAAGATCTCCTG GATGGCACACAGCTGCAGTTCAAGTCCGTGACGCAGAATGCGTTCGTGGCTGCAGAGAATGGCGGCGGCGCAGCGTTGGTCGCCAACCGTCCCTCGGCTTCCGGCTGGGAGAGCTTCAAGCTCTGGCGGATCGACCAGAACACCTTCAACTTCAAGGTGTCCAACAACCAGTTTGTGACCGTCTCCAGCGTTAACATGGTGGCCACGGCCTCCGCGCCAGGGCAAACTGAGACGTTTCAGCTAGTGCGCAGCTACGCCGACAAGAATAGAATGAGGATCAGAGCACCAAATGGGTCCTTCCTGCAG GCAAATAAAGATGGTTCGGTGACGGCCAACTTCGGCGAGAGCACGACCTGGGGAGACAATGATCCGTCCGTGTTTGCAGTGAACATAGTCAACGGGCCACATGGGGAGTATCAGATTTGCAATGGCTACGGCAAAGATATGGCTACACGGGTCATGAAT AACCACTGGAGCACATATATCGTGGAAGCCGATTTCGCGTTCATGGCAGCAAACGGTCTGAATGCGGTGAGGATCCCTGTGGGATGGTGGATCGCCAGCGACCCCAACCCTCCAGCTCCATTCGTGGGAGGCTCTCTCCAAGCATTGGACAGTGCGTTCACATGGGCAGA GAGGCACAACATTCACGTGATAATAGACTTGCATGCCGCACCTGGGTCGCAGAACCCCAACGAGCATAGTGGTGGTAGGGATGGCTCGCAGACATGGGGAGACTCCCAAATCGCGCAAACTGTGCAAGTCATTGATTTCCTCGCCGCAAG GTACGCCAAGAGATCAAGCCTCCTGGCCGTGGAGTTGATGAATGAGCCGGTTGCTCCCGGCGTGTCCTTAGATAACCTGAAATCATACTACCAACAAGGCTACAATGCCGTTAGGAGGCACTCACTTACAGCCTATGTGATCATGTCCAACCGTCTTTCAGCATCTTCGTTGGAGCTCATCGACTTTGCCTCACAATTCGACAGGGTCGTCCTCGACATGCACTACTATGCGTTGTTCGATAGCAAGTTCGATAGTTTCACTGTGCAGGATAACATTGATTATATCAACAACTTCATCGGCAGTGAAATCAACGCTATAAATAGGCCACATGGCCCTCTCACATTTGTTG GTGAATGGGTGGCTGAGTGGCAGGTAAAGGATGCAACAAAAGAGGACTTCCAACGTTTTGCAAATGCGCAGATGGCTGTGTATCGGAAAGCCACATTTGGATGGGCTTATTGGACGTACAAGAATGTTAACAACCACTGGAGCATGCAGTGGATGATGGACCCCTACATCTCCTTAGGAAATGCTTGA